A stretch of Actinomycetes bacterium DNA encodes these proteins:
- a CDS encoding enoyl-CoA hydratase yields the protein MAHLRLERHDGVAVITLDDPARRNALSLGLCAELVDTMAVLEADEDVTVVVVTGAGKAFCAGADLTQLGDSREEGLRSIYDGFLAVAASRLPTIAAVNGPAVGAGLNLALACDLRIAGTDARFDCRFLDLGIHPGGGHTWMLRRIVGPQTAAAMVLFGQILGAEEAVEAGLAWEAAPAESLMERALMVAARATSTPRKLIVDTKATLCEVADIDRHTDAVDHELAKQVTSMDTPEFSQRLADLRARINAD from the coding sequence TTGGCACACCTTCGACTCGAGCGACACGACGGCGTTGCCGTCATCACCCTCGACGATCCCGCTCGGCGCAACGCCCTGTCGCTCGGCCTGTGCGCGGAGCTTGTCGACACCATGGCGGTGCTGGAGGCCGACGAGGATGTGACAGTCGTAGTGGTCACCGGTGCGGGCAAGGCGTTCTGTGCGGGCGCGGACCTCACCCAACTGGGTGACTCGCGCGAGGAAGGCCTGCGCTCGATCTACGACGGCTTCCTCGCCGTCGCCGCCAGCCGCCTTCCAACCATCGCGGCGGTCAACGGACCAGCTGTGGGCGCCGGACTCAACCTCGCCCTCGCATGCGATCTGCGCATCGCCGGTACCGACGCCCGCTTCGACTGCCGCTTCCTCGACCTCGGCATCCACCCTGGCGGCGGCCACACCTGGATGCTCCGGCGGATCGTCGGGCCACAGACCGCGGCAGCGATGGTGCTGTTCGGCCAGATCCTCGGCGCCGAGGAAGCCGTCGAGGCGGGCCTGGCATGGGAGGCGGCGCCCGCCGAGTCCCTGATGGAGCGTGCGCTCATGGTCGCGGCCCGGGCCACGTCCACACCGAGGAAACTGATCGTCGACACCAAGGCCACGCTGTGCGAGGTGGCCGACATCGATCGGCACACAGATGCAGTGGACCATGAGCTTGCCAAGCAGGTCACGTCGATGGACACACCCGAGTTCTCCCAGCGACTCGCCGACCTGCGAGCCCGCATAAACGCGGACTGA